In the genome of Croceimicrobium hydrocarbonivorans, one region contains:
- a CDS encoding TraR/DksA family transcriptional regulator, whose amino-acid sequence MSEEKMRYSDEELDEFRQIILAKIEKAEADLAVLKENFANDRNNGTDDTSPTFKAFEEGSDTMSKEANSQLAARQEKFIRDLHNAINRIENKTYGICRVTGKLISKDRLRLVPHATLSIEAKNRQ is encoded by the coding sequence ATGAGCGAAGAAAAAATGAGATATAGTGACGAAGAACTGGATGAGTTCCGTCAAATTATCCTGGCTAAAATCGAAAAAGCCGAAGCCGACTTGGCAGTATTAAAAGAAAACTTCGCCAACGACCGTAATAATGGTACTGATGATACCTCTCCTACTTTTAAAGCATTTGAAGAGGGTAGCGATACCATGAGCAAAGAGGCCAACAGCCAATTAGCAGCGCGTCAGGAGAAGTTTATTCGTGATTTGCACAATGCAATTAATCGCATCGAGAATAAAACCTATGGTATTTGCCGGGTTACCGGTAAGCTCATTAGCAAAGATCGTCTGCGTTTAGTACCTCACGCAACCTTAAGCATCGAGGCTAAAAACCGCCAGTAA
- the ileS gene encoding isoleucine--tRNA ligase: MSRKYQEYKHLNLAQINQEILQFWKEDESFKKSISSRDGAESFVFYEGPPSANGKPGIHHVMGRAIKDIFCRFKTLQGYQVNRKAGWDTHGLPVELGVEKELGITKEDIGKSISVEEYNEACKKAVMRYTDIWNELTEKMGYWVDMDDPYVTYQPKYMESVWWLLKQLWDKELIYKGYTIQPYSPKAGTGLSSHELNMPGSYRDVKDTSAIAQFIATRDEAFQKVFGDAVQADDLVYYIAWTTTPWTLPSNTALTVGPKIEYQMIDSYNPYTGKRQKVVLAKNLVSKYFKPEGAELEMDSYEVGAKVAPWRVVWEGIGRDLENLRYEQLLDWALPYEGAENAFRIILGDFVTTEDGTGIVHTAPTFGADDAKVAKEANPPVPPMLVLDQNQNPVPLVDLQGRFREGVGPYAGFYVKNEYYADGEAPEKSVDVEISILLKERNQAFKVEKYSHSYPHCWRTDKPILYYPLDSWFIRVSEEREKMVALNKTINWKPKSTGEGRFGNWLENANDWNLSRSRYWGIPLPIWSTEDGNERRIFGSVAELKEACDQAVAQGLMEEHPFANFNPEDMSDANYDQVDLHRHIVDKIVLVSPSGKPMRREADLIDVWFDSGSMPYAQWHYPFENKEKFDSLYPADFIAEGVDQTRGWFYTLHAIASLVFDKVAYKNVVSNGLVLDKDGAKMSKRLGNAIDPFETIEKYGSDPVRWYMISNASPWDNLKFDLDGVAEVQRRFFGTLYNTYNFFALYANIDGFAFNESQETPWEKRPELDRWILSRLQELIVNVEQAYTDYEPTKAARAIEYFVDEELSNWYVRLNRRRFWKGEMSEDKQMAYETLYRCLRNLAQLISPIAPFFADRLYQDLEPGKGDSVHLSYWPNVRAEAIDLRLNERMAAARNLSSMVLSLRKKERIKVRQPLQKIMVPALSDDKAELLASIKDILLAEVNVKELEVLREVEGILVKSIKPDFKKLGPRFGKQMKQVAAAIREFDQAQISDLESQGVIELELEGEKLNIELNDVEIHTEDIPGWLVMSENKLTVALDIHIDEKLKLEGIARELVNRIQNLRKDSGLEVTDRIEVQLQRQEMLERALSENESYVKAEVLADSIEWFSDSFEGEVLDFDDIQSKLSLKRSH; encoded by the coding sequence ATGTCTCGCAAATACCAAGAGTACAAGCACTTAAACCTCGCTCAAATCAATCAAGAAATCCTTCAGTTTTGGAAGGAGGATGAGAGCTTTAAGAAAAGCATTAGCAGCCGCGATGGCGCTGAAAGTTTTGTGTTCTACGAAGGCCCGCCCTCCGCTAACGGAAAACCGGGTATTCACCACGTTATGGGTCGTGCGATTAAGGACATTTTCTGTCGTTTTAAAACTCTGCAAGGATATCAGGTAAACCGCAAAGCGGGTTGGGATACCCATGGCTTACCAGTGGAACTGGGAGTGGAAAAAGAATTGGGCATCACCAAAGAGGATATCGGTAAGAGCATCAGCGTAGAAGAATACAATGAAGCCTGTAAAAAGGCGGTAATGCGCTATACCGACATTTGGAATGAGCTCACTGAAAAGATGGGTTATTGGGTCGATATGGACGATCCCTATGTTACCTACCAACCTAAATACATGGAATCGGTATGGTGGCTACTCAAGCAATTATGGGATAAAGAACTTATCTATAAAGGTTATACCATTCAGCCTTATAGCCCAAAAGCGGGTACCGGACTGAGCTCCCATGAATTAAATATGCCTGGTAGCTACCGCGATGTAAAAGATACTTCTGCTATTGCGCAGTTTATCGCCACTCGCGATGAGGCCTTCCAAAAGGTGTTTGGTGATGCCGTGCAAGCGGATGATCTGGTGTATTATATCGCCTGGACCACCACCCCTTGGACCCTTCCTTCCAATACGGCTCTTACGGTAGGACCGAAGATTGAATATCAGATGATAGACAGCTATAACCCTTATACCGGAAAACGGCAAAAGGTGGTTTTAGCGAAAAACCTGGTATCCAAATACTTTAAGCCCGAAGGCGCCGAGCTCGAAATGGATTCTTACGAAGTAGGAGCCAAAGTAGCCCCCTGGCGCGTAGTTTGGGAAGGTATTGGTCGTGATCTGGAAAACCTGCGCTACGAGCAATTACTGGATTGGGCCCTACCTTATGAAGGTGCTGAAAATGCCTTCCGTATCATTTTAGGCGATTTTGTTACTACCGAAGATGGTACCGGAATAGTACATACGGCCCCCACTTTTGGTGCCGATGATGCCAAGGTGGCGAAAGAAGCTAATCCCCCAGTACCACCGATGTTGGTGCTCGATCAAAACCAAAATCCTGTTCCTCTGGTTGACCTCCAAGGTCGTTTCCGTGAAGGTGTAGGTCCTTATGCTGGCTTCTACGTTAAAAACGAGTACTATGCCGATGGCGAAGCGCCCGAAAAATCGGTGGATGTAGAAATCTCCATCCTGCTGAAGGAGCGCAATCAAGCCTTTAAGGTAGAGAAGTACAGCCACAGCTACCCCCATTGCTGGCGTACCGATAAACCTATTTTATACTATCCATTAGATTCCTGGTTTATCCGCGTAAGCGAGGAACGCGAAAAGATGGTAGCCTTAAATAAAACCATCAATTGGAAACCCAAAAGCACCGGTGAAGGTCGTTTTGGAAACTGGCTCGAAAATGCCAATGACTGGAACTTAAGCCGCTCTCGTTATTGGGGTATCCCATTACCTATTTGGTCTACTGAAGATGGTAATGAACGTCGCATTTTTGGCAGTGTGGCCGAGCTTAAAGAAGCCTGTGATCAGGCGGTGGCTCAAGGCCTGATGGAGGAACATCCCTTTGCCAATTTCAATCCGGAAGACATGAGCGATGCCAACTACGATCAGGTAGACTTGCACCGCCATATTGTAGATAAAATCGTATTAGTTTCCCCCAGTGGTAAGCCCATGCGTCGCGAAGCAGACCTGATTGATGTTTGGTTCGACTCAGGCTCTATGCCTTATGCTCAATGGCATTATCCCTTCGAGAATAAAGAGAAATTTGACAGCCTTTATCCTGCCGACTTCATTGCAGAAGGCGTAGATCAAACTCGTGGTTGGTTCTATACCCTACACGCTATTGCCAGTTTGGTATTTGATAAGGTGGCCTATAAAAATGTAGTTTCCAACGGCTTGGTACTGGATAAAGATGGTGCGAAGATGTCCAAGCGCTTAGGCAATGCCATTGATCCTTTCGAAACCATTGAGAAATACGGCAGTGATCCCGTGCGCTGGTATATGATTAGCAATGCCTCGCCCTGGGATAACTTAAAATTTGATTTGGATGGGGTGGCCGAAGTGCAACGTCGCTTCTTCGGAACCTTGTACAACACCTATAACTTCTTTGCGCTCTACGCCAATATCGATGGTTTTGCCTTCAACGAAAGTCAGGAGACCCCTTGGGAAAAACGTCCTGAACTAGACCGTTGGATATTATCGCGTTTACAGGAACTGATTGTAAATGTAGAACAGGCCTATACTGATTACGAACCTACCAAGGCGGCTCGTGCCATTGAGTACTTTGTAGATGAGGAATTGAGCAACTGGTATGTACGCTTAAACCGCCGTCGCTTCTGGAAGGGTGAGATGAGCGAAGACAAGCAAATGGCCTACGAAACCTTGTATCGTTGCTTGCGTAATTTAGCTCAATTGATCTCACCAATCGCTCCATTCTTTGCCGATCGTTTATATCAGGATTTAGAGCCAGGAAAGGGTGATTCCGTGCACTTAAGCTATTGGCCAAACGTACGTGCAGAAGCCATTGATTTGCGTTTGAATGAGCGTATGGCCGCGGCTCGCAATTTGAGCTCCATGGTATTATCTCTGCGCAAGAAAGAACGTATTAAAGTGCGTCAACCGCTGCAGAAAATTATGGTACCCGCCCTGAGCGACGATAAAGCAGAGTTATTAGCGAGTATTAAGGATATACTTTTAGCGGAAGTAAACGTTAAAGAGCTGGAAGTACTTCGCGAAGTAGAGGGTATTTTGGTGAAGAGCATCAAACCCGACTTCAAAAAACTCGGACCTCGTTTTGGTAAGCAAATGAAGCAGGTGGCTGCGGCCATACGTGAATTTGATCAAGCTCAAATTTCTGACTTGGAAAGCCAAGGCGTCATTGAGTTGGAGCTCGAAGGCGAAAAGCTCAATATTGAACTGAATGATGTAGAAATTCATACCGAAGATATTCCCGGATGGTTGGTGATGAGTGAAAACAAACTCACCGTAGCCTTAGATATTCATATCGACGAAAAACTCAAATTAGAGGGTATTGCCCGCGAGCTGGTGAACCGCATCCAAAATCTCCGTAAGGACAGTGGTTTGGAGGTTACCGATCGCATTGAGGTGCAATTGCAGCGCCAGGAAATGCTGGAGCGTGCTTTATCCGAAAATGAAAGTTATGTTAAAGCTGAGGTTCTGGCCGATTCAATTGAGTGGTTTTCCGACAGTTTTGAAGGGGAAGTCCTTGATTTTGATGATATCCAAAGCAAACTAAGCTTAAAGCGAAGCCATTAA